The DNA window TCTTTTCGAGTTGATTCCGactcatttctttcttcaatcCGCCCAAATTTTGAATGTTGGCTTTCGTGAACGAGCTCTTTCCTTGTgcgaagcgatcgacgatATATAGAACGCGCTTGATTTTGCAAAAGATTGCGCGCCTGGTTCTAGAAGAACGTTGACGTTACGCGTCGACACACTCCCGCGTGAACTCTCACTTTCcaatcgtcgaacgcgtttcGTTGAACGCTTCGTCGCTGACTCCGTTGATGAAATTTCTCACGTTTTGCGAACCGAGTTGACTGAAACGCTTCACGTTGTCCCTCACTTGAGCGGGCGTGAGCTTCTTCAAGTACAAATGCGAGGTGCGACGACGTAcgtgatcgacgacgattcttaCTTTTGGCAGGCGAGAAATGGTGTGCGCTGGTACTGTACGTCTTTTAGGAAAGCCCTACTAGGATTGTTGACAAAGTCGCTGGGAAGCTTTTGTCTTGCAGCGGCCTCAACCATCGCGGATCAGTTGCCCGCGCcccgctgccgctgccgtGCCCCCGCTGCTCACGTACCGGCTCTCTTGCAACTGGCGTTGCTTGTTCGCTGCTGCGAGACAAATCGTTAGTAAAGAAACGCTTAAGCATGAGACTGTCGTACGCTGCTGCTTGTCGGGCGGAGTCGGAGCGGCCGCGCAGAGAAGAACTGAAACTCTGTATTTCGCTATACGCTCGAGCGTCTGTAGGCCACGTACTTCCTGCTGCAAGTAGAACGATCGACTTTGTCATTTCGAAACGGTCGCTGTAGCTGGCGCAGGATCAGAATGATAGAAGAGAAGCGGCCGAGCAGATTATACGTACGAGGTTCGCACctgacgtcaacgtctcCCGTAGCTACGCACGTGCCTCACTCTGCCTGGCACGCCGCGGTCCGCACGCCGTCGACTGCACGTTGTCGCAACTAATCATCATGGCAACTCAATCATCATAGGAAGCCAACAAAACGGGATCTTACAAGACTTTAGCCCAATAACTCGTTTCTCtgggaaaagaaattttagACAGGTACGCCTACAAGGGTGTGGCCTTTTGCTTACGGCGTTGTCTACTACTCTCATCAGCAAGTAACCGGCTGTACAGACAGACGAATGCTTGTTTGCTGTGCAAAAGCGGGCAACTGACCTGCTTCCAAAAGGAAAATGGCCCTACCAGGAAACGTACGGTAATCCGAGACGACGGTACCGGCCATTTCGtacgaagaaacgattcgcaCACGGTTTCGCGCCTATCTCGGCGTACCGTATTCCTATCAACTTTTCCCGTCATCAGGGCTTTCTTCATTGACTGCGCGGCCATGTTGATGCCGTCTTCCGACGAGCCGAAGTTCTTCGACGACATCACGTCGCGATGCATGCCGGCACAGCCCATGCGACCGATGTCCTCTTCGCTAAC is part of the Oscarella lobularis chromosome 6, ooOscLobu1.1, whole genome shotgun sequence genome and encodes:
- the LOC136188105 gene encoding uncharacterized protein isoform X1, whose translation is MTLDDITESGKSLKHLPKVQLSKIKPKSLTDGLDSASQVDWSSDQAKALIPVLEHGFNKSVSKWGGHRRAGNITRGLQPKDIADMPSRTFDEFLETLAGNCEQMDDGKKQAIRNATKSKLGGGFDGVSEEDIGRMGCAGMHRDVMSSKNFGSSEDGINMAAQSMKKALMTGKVDRNTVRRDRRETVCESFLRTKWPVPSSRITVSCPLLHSKQAFVCLYSRLLADESSRQRQKRVIGLKSFATTCSRRRADRGVPGRVRHVRSYGRR